The DNA sequence TCCAATTCCATATCGACCGTTTGGCCGCGCACTTGGATGCCGGGGAAATTCACGCCGAGCTCATAATAGAGCCCGTGGCGCAACAGTGGAATGAGTTCATTGATGAAGCGGCCGCCGTCCTGCTTGTCGTCGACGAAGGGGATGAGCGACGAACCGACTTCGAGCGAGATCGGCATCGGCATGATGAACGGGAGTTGGTCGCCGTGCCGCTGCACGGCCTGCTTGACTACGTCTTGGCGCGGCGTCTCCGCCACTTCTTCTTTCACTTGCTCCTTGGCGCGCATCAGAAACAGCGCAAATCCGGTGACCACGACGCTGAGCAAAATGAACGGCGCCGGAGGCATGCCGAGAAACGCCAGCGCAAAGAGCATTCCACCAGCGACCAGCATCGCCTTCGGAAAGGCCGTGATTTGGGTGACGATCTCTTGGCCGAGCCCATGCCACGCCTTTTCGTCGGACGCGACGCGGGTCACCACGATACCGGCGGAGACGGAAATGAGTAGCGCCGGGATCTGTTGCACCAACCCTTCGCCGACTGTAAGCAACGTGTACAATTTCAGCGATTCTCCGGCCGACAGACCGCGTTGCATGATCCCGATAATGAAGCCGGCGATGATATTGATGAGAATGATGATAATGCCCGCAATGGCGTCGCCCTTGACGAATTTCATCGAGCCGTCCATCGCCCCATACATTTGAGATTCGCGATGCAGCAGCGCGCGGCGCTCGATCGCTTGTTCCATATTAATGATGCCGGCACGCAGATCGGCGTCGATACTCATTTGCTTGCCGGGCAACGCGTCCAACGTGAACCGAGCGGCCACTTCAGAGACCCGCTCCGCGCCCTTCGCGATGACGATGAAGTTGATCAACGTAATGATGATGAAGAGGATCACGCCGACGATAAAATTCCCGCCGGTCGTGATGTTGCCGACTCGCTGAATGACCTCGCCCGCATAGCCGTGCGCAAGGATGAGGCGGGTCGAACTGATATTGAGGGACAAGCGATACAACGTGGCCACCAGCAAAATGGTCGGAAACGACGCGATTTGCAGCGCGTTGGAGATATACAACGCGACCATCAGGATGATGACGGCGAGGCCGACGGAGAGGCCGAGCAAGACGTCCAGCGCCATCGGCGGCAACGGGATGAGGATCATCCCAACCACCAGCACGATCATGATGGCAAAGGCGAGATCGCTGAAGCGCGCGATGAAATCGTTGACCTTCAGAAATGGCACGTGATCGAGAAGCCGCATGCGCGCTCAGTGTAGCATAGGGGGCGGGGCGTGGAAAGTTAACAACCGGCCACGGAGGTCGGTTTTAGCGGTAACGTGAAGTACACATGGCTCCCCCGCCCCGGTTCGCTGTGGAGCCACATCCGGCCGCCGTGGATCTGGACCACTTTGCGCGCGATCGCGAGACCGACCCCGGTCCCTTCGTGCGTGCGCGCGTGGCCGTTGCTTCCCTGGGTGAAGCCGGCCAACACTGCCAACTGTTGGTCCTTCGGGATGCCGATGCCAGTGTCGTGCACGCCGACTTTCAACATATCTCCATGCCGCTCCGCCTCGACCCAGACTCGACCCTGCGGCGTAAATTTGACGGCGTTATCCAACAGATGTTGCAACACGCAGCGAATCCATTGCGGGTCGCCGTAGACCGGCGGTAGCTGGTCGCCAACGTTGACCTGCATCTGCGTGGCCGGGCTCGGTTTCAGTCCCGCCGAGACCTCGTTCACTAAACGCGCCACATTGACCCGCCGAATATCGAGCGTCGTGCGGTCGTTCTCCAGCTTCGCCAAATCCATCAGCGCCGTCACGGTGGCCAACAACCGTTTCCCGGACTCGTGAATCATTTTCAAGTACTGCCGCTGCTCCGCCGGCGCTAACGCCACGTCGTCTTCGAGCAGGACTTCCGAAAGACCGATGACACTGGAAAGCGGCGTTCGCAATTCGTGGGAGAGATTGGCCAGCAGATGCGACTTGAGTTCGCCCATCTGTTGGAGCGTGATGTGTTGGCGCGTCAGATCTTCGAAGAGGTGAGCGTTGTGGATCGCCACCGCACACTGTCCGGCCAGCAGATCGAGCAAATGACACAGCTCGTGGTCGTAATCTTGCGCGTGCGCGCGCGGTCCCAGCACGAGGATCGCGATCAGATCCTCGCCGAGGAAACATGGCACACAGGCCTCGGCATGGAACTGGACATAGAAGTGGAGCCCGATCGGCTTGATTTCTCCATACGCCGGATCATCGACCAAGGCGCGCCGGGTGACGGCTTGGCGATGGCGCCGCAGCCAGGCGATATACGGACTGACGTCTCCGACTTGAAATGACCCCGGCTTCACGCCGAGCGTCTCGCGGACCAACAAGCGCGTCGGATCGCCGTTGCGGACCAACAGTGCGGCGTTTTCGGTCCCGACGAGCTTCGTAAAGAACTTGAGAAGGATGGTATAGAGTTGCCGACGATCGTGCGTCGACGTGAGCTCCGCCAACAGTCGCGCAACAACGTCGCGCAGATCGTAACCATCCCGCTGTTGGCGACGCCGCCACCATTGCCGCACGCCGGCCCACCGCACGGCCACCGCACTGATCACCAACACGCCACCCACACAGGCGATGCCCAACTCAACCCAAAAGCGAGTCATTAACACGTCAAATACTCCTTCGTAACTGGCGCGCCGATTATAAGAGAACACGGACAAGTTGCCAACGTCCTCCAAGAGAAAAAACGGTGTTTTTGTGTTTTTCTAGAGCGATTACTCAAACAGCGGACGCAAGACGAGATGTTCCTCGCGCTCCGGACCGAACGAGAGCAACACGATGGGCACTTCGATCAGCGTTTCGAGTCGTTCGAGGTAATGTTGCAGCGGCGGGGGGAGATCGGCACGCGACTGCGCCCCGTGGCAACTTCCGGTCCATCCCGGGACCTCTTCATAGATCGGCTGCACCCGCGCCAAGTGGTCAACGCGGGCCGGCACGGTTTGGATCTGGTGTCCATGGAGTTGGTACGCCACCGCCATCTTGACGGACTCGAGTCCTTCCAACACATCGACTTTCGAGAGCGCCAAGCCGGTGAGCCCGTTCACGCGCACGGCGTGGCGCAACGCCACCAAGTCGATCCAGCCGCAGCGCCGCACGCGTCCGGTCGTGGCCCCGAATTCGGCTCCGCGCTGTTGCAAGTGTACGCCGACATCGTCGGTGAGTTCAGTCGGAAACGGGCCGCTGCCAACGCGCGTCGAGTAGGCCTTCGCGACGCCGATGACTTGGCGAATCGCGGTGGGTCCTACGCCGCTCCCGCTACAAGCCCCGGCGGCCACTGTCGTGGACGATGTGACATACGGATAGGTCCCATGATCGAGATCCAACGCCGTCCCCTGCGCGCCCTCGAAGAGGACGCGTTTGCCGGCGCGCAGGGCGCTGTGCAAACGAGCCGCAGTGTCCGTGATAAACGGCCGGAGGCGGTGACCGAATTGACGGTAACTTTCAATGGTGGCCTCAATGCCGGGCGCCACGCCGCCCAAAAGTTTTTCGATCGTGGCGTTCAAGTCGGGGAGGATCTCGCGCAGCCGTTTCGCGAGCTGATCAGGATCGATCAGTTCCGCGCAACGCAAACCCCGCCGCGCCGCTTTCGCTTCATACGTCGGCCCAATGCCACGGCCGGTGGTGCCGATTTTTCGCTCTCCCGCCAACCGTTCCCGCAACGTGTCGATCTCGCGGTGGTGCGGCAACACCACATGCGCCTGTTCGCTAATCCACAACCGCCCCTGCACCTTGCCGACCAGCGCATCGCAGCGGCCGATCTCTTCCAAACAAGCCGCGGGATCGAGCACCACGCCGTTCCCAATCAGACATTCCACGGTTGGGTGCAAGATCCCGGACGGGATGAGATGGAGCACGACTTTTCGTTCACCGACCAACAGCGTATGGCCCGCATTCGCACCCCCTTGAAAGCGAACGACGACATCGGCTTGCGGCGTGAGGAGATCAACGATCTTCCCCTTCCCCTCATCGCCCCACTGTGCCCCGACAATGACTGCGGTGTTCATCGCAACAACATCTCCAATAACGCCTTCTGCGCGTGCAGCCGATTCTCGGCCTGGTCCAGAATGCGCGATTGGGGGCCGTCCATCACGTCATCGGTGATCTCTTCGCCGCGGTGGGCGGGTAGGCAGTGCAGCGCGATCGCGTCCGGCGCAGCATGGCGCAGCAGCGCGGCGTTGACTTGAAACGGGGTGAATGCCTGTTTCTTCGCGATTTCACCGGCCCCCTCTTGGCCCATGCTGACCCAGGTGTCGGTGTTAATCGCATGGGCGTCGCGGACGGCCGCGATCGCGTCGTGCCCGATCTGGACATGTCGCAGTCCCTGCTGTTGCACTCGACTCCGCAATGATGCCGCCGGCTCGAATCCCGGCGGCGTGGCAATCGCGAGTTGAAATTGCAACACGATCGCGGCCTCGATCCAGCTGTTCGCTACGTTATTCCCATCGCCGACATATGCGACTTTGAGATCGTTCAGATGGCCGCGCGTTTCTTGGATCGTCAGCAAGTCCGCCAAGATTTGGCAGGGATGCGAGAGATCGCTGAGCGCATTGATGACTGGGACCGTGGCCGCAGCGGCCAGTTCTTCCGCCCGCACTTGTTCAAACGTGCGGATGGTGATCCCGTGGACGAAGCGCGACAGCACGCGCGCGGTGTCGGCATAGGTCTCGCCGCGTCCCAACTGCGAGGCTTGGCTCGTCAAGTGGAGCGCATGGCCGCCTAATTCATACATCGCGACTTCAAAGGACACGCGCGTCCGCGTGGATGGTTTTTCGAAGATCATCGCCAACGATTTGCCTCGCAACGTCGGATCGTTCTTTCCCGCGCGTCGCGCGGTCTTCAGCGCCGCTGCGCGATCGAGCACGGCATGCAGTTCGCTCGCATTCAGGTCTTCAATGGTCAAAAAATGACGGACCATAACAGTCGCTCCCGGTTCACAACACATACCGCGACAAGTCGCGATTTTTCACGACTTCGGCAAGCCGCGTTTCGACGTATTTCCGATCGACGATAAATTCCTGCCCACCTCGCTCCGGTGCGACAAATGAAATCTCTTCCAAAACCCGTTCCATCACGGTGTGAAGGCGTCGCGCCCCGATATTTTCCGTCTGTTCATTGATCAACACCGCAATGTCGCAAATGGCATCGAGGCCATCCGGTGCAAAGTGGAGCCGCACGCCTTCGGTCGCGAGCAACGCCTCATATTGTCTGACCAGCGAATTTTCCGGTTCGGACAGGATCCGCGAGAAGTCGCTGCGCGTGAGCGCCAACAGTTCGACACGAATCGGAAAACGTCCTTGTAACTCCGGGATCAAGTCGGACGGCTTCGAGACATGGAACGCGCCGGCCGCGACAAACAGGATGTGATCAGTGCGCACAATTCCGTGTTTGGTCATCACTGTAGACCCTTCCACGATCGGGAGGATATCTCGTTGCACCCCTTCGCGCGAGACGTCGGGACCGCCCGACCGTTGGCCGGCGTTGGCGATCTTGTCGATCTCGTCGAGGAAGATGATGCCTTGTTGCTCGGTGAGTTCCACCGCGCGCTGGCGCACGCCATCCATGTCGATTAACTTGCCCGCTTCGTCTTCCGTCAGCATGCGCAGCGCCTCCGGCACCTGCACGCGCCGGGGTTTCCGGCCTTGCGGCATGAACTGAGAGAACATCTCTTTCAACTGCAATCCCATGTCTTCAAAGCCGCCCGGAGTTAAGACTTCGACTTGCGGCGGCATCCCGCTCGGGGCGGCAGTCGGCAATTCGACCATTTCGTCGTCCAACTTGCCCTGGCGCAGTAACGTCCGCAACGTGGCCGCCAATTCGGTGTTGCTGGCCTCGGCGCTCGCCCCCGCCTGCCGTGCCAATTGCGGCCCACGCCCGTTCAACAGCAATTCGATCACTTGTTCTTCCGCGTGTTCGGCCGCGCGGACGCGCACCTTGGCGGTCTCTTCCTCGCGGACCATCTTCACCGCCAAGTCCGCCAGCTCGCGGATCATCGATTCCACGTCTTTGCCGACGTATCCCACTTCGGTGAATTTCGTGGCTTCAACTTTAATGAAGGGGGCGCCGGCCAATCGCGCCAGACGCCGCGCGATCTCGGTCTTCCCGACCCCAGTTGGCCCGATCATGATGATGTTTTTCGGCGCGATCTCGTCACGCAAGCTGGATTCGACGTGTTGCCGCCGCCAACGGTTGCGCATCGCGATCGACACGGCACGCTTCGCGTCGGCCTGACCGATGATGTAGCGATCAAGTTCCGAGACAATCTCGCGCGGCGTAAAATTCGCGCTCACAAGACCTCCACGGAAAATTCGCGATTAGTGAACACGCAGATGTCCGCAGCGATCGTCAGGCCTTCATGGACGATCTTTTCCGCGCTGAGCGTGCTGTGCTGGACCAGCCCTCGCGCTGCGGCCAACGCGAAGTTGCCGCCCGATCCGATCGCGGTCTGACCATCGTCGGGCTCGATCACGTCGCCGGTTCCGGAAACAATCAACGTGTGTTGCGCATCGGCCACTAAGAGCAATGCCTCCAAGCGGCGCAGCGCCTTGTCCATCCGCCATTCCTTGGCCAATTCCACCGCCGCCCGCATCAGGTTGCCCCGATATTCATCCAGTTTTTGTTCGAACCGTTCGAAGAGCGTAAACGCATCGGCGCTCGCGCCGGCGAATCCGGCCAGGACCTTGTCTTGGTAGAGGCGCCGAATCTTGCGCGCCTTCTGCTTCACGACCGTGTTGCCAATGCTGACTTGGCCGTCGCCTCCCATCGCGACTCGCCCGTCACGCCGCACACACAGAATCGTCGTCGAACGGATTTGCATAGCGGGCGGTCATTAACAGCGGCCATCGAGAAATTCAACGCGCAAAATGAAAGTTAAGCTTTGGGGTGGGACTTGTCGTACACTTCCATCAACTTATCGATCGAGATGTGGGTGTATTTCTGCGTCGTGGAGAGACTGGCGTGGCCGAGCAGTTCTTGGATGCCGCGCAGGTCGGCGCCTTGATTCAGTAAGTGGGTCGCGAAGGTGTGGCGCAACACGTGCGGCGTCACCGGCTTATTAATGTTGGCGTCGCGGAGATATTTCCGAATCATCCGCTCGACGCTCCGCGTGGTGAGCCGCCCGCCGCGCCGATTCACAAACAACGCCTTTTCGGACGCCTTTGCGACCACGGAGGAGCGCTGGCCGAGATACAAATCGAGGGCCTTCAATGCCTGATTGCCGACGGGAAGGATGCGTTCCTTCTTTCCCTTCCCCAGCACGCGGATCCGTTTCTCGGCGACGTCGACATCCGCGATGTTCAGTCCGACCAACTCGCTGACGCGCAATCCGGCGGCATAAATCAATTCCATCGCGGCCTTGTCGCGGATCGACAACAAGTCGGTCCCGCTCGGCATTTTGAGCAGTTGTTCGGTCTCGTCGATGCTCAAGAAACGGGGGAGGCGTTTCGGGATCTTCGGGGTCGCGACTTCTTTCGCTGGATTGGCGGTCAACGCCCCCTGGCGGACCCAAAAAGCAAAAAAGCTACGCAGTGAAGCCAATTTCCGCGCCACCGACGCCGGATGGTGCTTGCCGAGCAGCCCCCCGATGTAATTCCGCACCACATCGGCGGTGATGAGCGGCAGCATGCCCGTGCCCTGCCGAGGCACGGCCGGCTGTTGTTCGAAAAAGAAGTCGAAGAAATGCCGCAAGTCCGCCAGATAATTTTTCAAGGTGTGCGGCGAGGACTCCCGCTCCTTCTGGAGATAATGCGCGTAGATCTCAAGGAGGTCGAACATGTTGTCCTTACTGGCAAATTCCCGCAAGAAGAGCAATAGAATTATCCGGCGAAACAGCTGATTCTTTCATCCAAGCCGCAAAGTCGCTCCTGGCGCGGGCCAGATAAGCGGCCTTCCGACTGCGGTACGGAGTGGCGGCAGGCAACGGCGGTGTCAAGCCCCAGTTTGCGTTCATCGGCTCATAACAACTCGGGTTTCCCTGGGTCACATGTCGGATCAGGCTTCCACAGGCCGTGGTCTCCGGAGGCGGCCGCTGGAGCTTGCCTGCGACCCGTAACCCCACGTAGAGCCCCATCGCTGCGGATTCGACATAGCCCTCGACCCCGACAATCTGCCCGGCGAAATGGATCGCCCCCATCAACCCATTCCTTGATCTCCCTCTCCCTCCTGGGGAGAGGGAAGCCCGCGCCGCGCGGGCGGGGTGAGGGGGAGAATGTTCCTCCTCCGCTTGCCGGAGTGCCAGCGCATCGTTTAAGAGCTTCGGCGCATTCAGATAGGTATTGCGATGCATCGCCCCCAGCCGCAGGAATTCCGCCTGTTCCAGGCCCGGCAGGGTACGGAACAAGCGCCGCTGCTCGGTCCAGGTCATTCGGGTCTGGAAGCCGACGATGTTATAGATCGTCCCCGCCTGATTATCCTGCCGCAACTGCACGGCCGCATACGGGGTCTTCCCGGTCTGCGGATCGCGCAATCCCATCGGTTTCATCGGCCCATGCCGCAGCGTATCGATGCCGCGTTCGGCCATCACCTCGACCGGCAGGCAGCCTTCGAAATATTTCGGATCTTCAAAATTGCGCGGCGGCACTTTCTCCGCGTGCACCAACGCCATCACGAACGTCTCGTATTGCGCTCGATCGAGCGGGATATTGATATATTCATTGCCCGCGCCTTTGCCGTAGCGGCTGGCGCGGAACGTCTTGGTCTGATCGATCGATTCCGTCGCGACGAGCGGCGCCATGCTGTCGTAAAAAAAGAGGTCATGCGCGTGCGTCTGTTGCTGAATTTCCGCGGCGAGCGCCGCCGCCGTCAGCGGGCCAGTCGCCACAATGAGCGGGGCGTGCGGTGCAGCCGCATCCCACTTCACGCCAAGCTGCGTGAGGTTCTGCACCTCTTCGTGCCGCACCGTGATTTGCGGATGGGCCCGCACGCGCTGCGTCACCAGCAACGCGAAGGCCTCGCGATCGACCGCCAGCCCGGATCCGGCGGGCACGGCCACCTCCGCCGCGACGGCCATCGTCAGTGAACCGAGCGCCCGCATTTCTTCTTTCAGGCACCCCACCGTGTTTTCCGGATCGTCGGAGCGAAACGAATTGCTGCAAACGAGTTCGGCAAAATTTCCAGTTTGGTGCGCCGGCGTGCGGACTCCGGGACGCATTTCATACAGCGTCACGGCCCATCCCGCTTCCGCCAACGCATATGCGGCCTCGGATCCGGCCAACCCGGCACCGATCACAATAGCAGCTTTCATAGAGGTTCCCCTAGATGGTTACGGGGAGGGAAGCAACGAACATCCGCCCTTGAAGCCGCCTTGGGTCTCGTACTGCGCAAACGAGGTCCCGGTCGGGTTGATGCTCGGGGCAAACGGATCGCAGGCGTCACCCATACCGTCGTGATCCGCTTCAAATTGGTCAGGATTCGGCACTAAACGGCAGTTGTCGAACTGATCGAGCACACCGTCGTTGTCGTCGTCGGGATCGCACGCGTCGCCCAGTCCGTCGCCGTCGGTGTCGAGTTGATCTTTATTCGGCACCAACAAGCAGTTGTCGGCGGCGTCCGGAATGCCATCGCGATCCCGATCGCCGAGTCCTAACGCCTCGCAGACATCGCCGATCCCATTCTTATTCGCGTCGGCTTGATCGGGATTATAGCGGACGCGGCAGTTGTCGAGCGGACGGCAGCGCGTGGCGAGCGCCGTGCCGAAACCGGCACCTGGGCCGTCACAATAATCGTCGTACCCATTGCCGCTGAAGTGATCGCTGTCCGGCTCCCACGGATGGACACCGAGTTCGCCGCCCTCTTCCACATCGGTGGCGCCGTCGGCGTCGTCGTCGGGGTCGCACGCGTCGCCACCACCCGCATTGACCGCCATCGTGGGCAACACCTTCGCCGGGCCGGGGGTCCAACTATCGCCGTCAGTGTTCCATTGGTCGGGATTCGGCACCAGCGGACAGTTGTCCTGACTACTCGGCAAGCCGTCTTGATCGGCATCGTCCGGTCCGCCGAAGTCCGCGCAGGCGTTGCCGATCGCGTCGGGCGGCGTATCCGCATCGGCATGCTGCACGATTTGGCCCAACTGCACGTCGCCGCCCAATCCGGACTCGTAGTGGTCCGGGCAGTTATCGAAACCGTGGCACGCGCCTTCGACGCTGAATTGTGGTCCGGCCGGGCCGTCGCACAGGCCGTCGCCATCGCTATCGGGACGCTTCGGATCGAGCGGCACGCAGTGGCCCAACACGGTCGTCGGCACACTGCGCAGATACTGCACTGCAATAAAGTGGTTGCTCCCGCTCTCCGCCCAATCTTCCAAACCGTCGTTGTCGTCGTCCGGATCGCAGGCCTCGGGCACGGTGTCCTTGTCGGTATCGGATTGCGCGTCCGGCGTTTGGTCGCCGTTGGTATCGACGAGCAGATCGGCGAGATACGGGCACCGATCGACCGCGTCGTTCAGGCCGTCGCCGTCGCTATCCACCGCGCCGCGATAGGTGTCGGGGGCCAGGTCGCAGACGTCGCCGATCTGATCTTCATCGCGATCGACTTGGTTCAAGTTCTTCACGGTCGGGCAGTTGTCGCCCGGGGCCTTACAGCGCGTCGGACTCCCGACCAGCCCGAATCCCTGCCCTGGCCCGTCGCAGTAGCCGTCGTGATCGGTGTCGGGGAGATTCAGATCGGTCCCGGCGACGCCTTCATCCGTATCGAGCAGGCCGTCGTTGTCGTCGTCCGGGTCGCACGCGTCGCCGGCGGTGTCGCCGTCGAGCTCGGTCTGCAGCGGATTTTTGACACAGGGACAATTGTCGTCCGGATTGATGATCCCGTCACCGTCAGCGTCTTCGCAGGCATCGCCGATACCGTCGCCGTCGCTGTCGGCCTGGTTGGGGTTGTACACCGTGGGGCAGTTGTCGAAGAGGTCATTCTTTCCGTCTTTGTCGGTGTCTTGGCAGAGGATCGGCGCCTGCTGGCAAATATTGGGGATATCAATGAACGGGATGATCAGACCGCACGGATCGCCCTTGCACGCGTGCTGCGGATCGCCTTCACCGAGCTTCCGCGCGGCGGTCTGCGGCGACAACGCGGCGCCAAGGCCCAGCTCGCCGCAGGTCACGTCCCACGGACTGATCGGCGGAGATTTACCCAAGGCCACGTCCAGCGCCAACAAAAACCACGGCGATTGCACGCACTGTTCCGCGTTGCCGTCGATCGGCGTATCGCCCAACGTCGCGACGGCGGAGAATTCAGACGTGTCTGCCAGATACGGAAATTGGACGAGCGGATCGCTGTTGCCCAACGAGGGCGCGACGCTCAACGCCGTGGCCACGACCGGCGCATCGAGCGGGACGTTGCTGGTGTCAACCAGTTCGCCGAACACCGATTTGCCATCATTGTTCGGATCGTTACTACTAATCGTGGTAATCGTGCGCCGATACGACGAGCCTTCGCCCGACGTCGCGGAATCCGCCACGAAGACTTCCACTTCTCCAGTGGCACTCGGTTGATTCGGCACCAGCCCGACCAATGCGTATTTCAGCGGATCGGCACTCCCGATCTTGAAGACTGGGCGCAATGCCTCGGGACTGCCGAAGCGATGATTGCCTTCGTGCTCGAGTTGAATGCCCTGCCCCGGCGTCGAGGCAGCGATGCTGCCGTTCAACACAAAACTGTTGCGCGTGAGCTTATTATAGAACGGGTCCGCCGAGCTCCCGACCGGACAGAGCGGGTCCACGGCGCTGAACGGACTATTCGCCGTCTCGCGCTCGACCAGCACGCCACTCTCGCCATTGGTCCCGATCGTATTGGCCAAATATTGCCCGTTCAGCCCGTTGACCCCGAGCACGTTGCCACGGCCGGTGACCAGCACGCCGAGACCGAAATTCGCGCCGATCGCGCTGCCGCCGATCGCATTCGCCGTCCCACTGATATGCACGCCTTCGCCGTTTTGCGCCACGCTCGCGCTCAGGACGACGTTGAAGTCCCCGCCGAGCGACAGCCCCACGGGCGCCTTCTTGGTCGTGAGTTTGGTGAGTTGATTCTGATCTCCGCAGACCGAGATTCCGGTGCCGCTGCCAACGGCGCCGAGCCCGGTGATGCTGACATTGCTCACGACGTTGTCACTGGAGAAGACACACAGGCCGTTCAATCCGCTCCCCACTTCGATGGCAATATTTTCCAACCGCGAGCCACCGCCGCCGAACTTGCCGGCCGCATCGGGCGAGGCCTGGATATCGACCACACAGCCATCGTGAACGGCCCCACTGGCCAGCTTTAAAGTGATCTTGCCGTTCCCGCGCAACACCGTGCCGGGCAGCAACAGCGGCGCGACGGCCAGCGGATCGACGTGGTCGACCGCAAATTCAATCACGTCGCATTCGTCGAAGCCGCCCGCGCCGGGTTGATTATTTAAATGTCGCAGCAGATTGCCGGAATTCGGGGAATTTTGACCGGACGAATTGGTCACGATACAGGTCCCTGCCACCCCCCAACGGAGCGGACAGACCACGGCCAACGAAAACAACAGGACATGGGGGAAACGATACCGACGCGCCATCGACCAACCCTCCCGAGGCCGCCGGACCTGATTTGCCGGTCGACATGCCTCATCTCCTCCCCCAGGAGTGGTCTCGCTTTATCCGAAGTAGGAATGCTTGACAAGCTAGAAATTTCGGGTTTAAGGGGACTTGGCTTGGGGGAGCAACCGGGAGATGGACCATGTCCGACCTCAAGCTGTTTGCGTTTTTTCGCCCCGCCGGCAGTCCCACTGCCAAGACCTGCGACGTCGAATATGAAGAAAATTGGGATGAATTAGATGGCCCGCAGCCGAAGATCGGCGAGATCGATTGCGGACTGAGCGACAAGTTCTACCTGATCCGCAAAGCGGGACTCGCCGGACAATTCCAAATCCAGGTGGCAGCCAACGAAAACCCGGGCGATGGGGATTACTTAAGCGCGCCCCTCGATCCTAACACTGACCATTACCTCGACGTCGCCCAACTCAGCTCTCCCGTGGCCGGACGTCCATACGTCGTCACACGCTTCGCCAGCCCTGTGGCGCTGCAAGAGTCGTATGAAGGGAAACGGCGCACAGAACCGGGCGTAATGCGCGAAGAGGTCACGGAAACCCGCCGCCCCCAGCACAGTATCGTCGAATTCGAAGTCGGTCCCGGCGGAGGCATCGGCAGTGAAACCACGCCGCTCGATCCCGGATTGCGCGGTGCCCCGCAGAGTGATGAAGCGAATGCCTTTAGCGGCGGCGGCCTGTACGCCAGCGTCCTCTGGACTCCACCGCCGGGACTCGGGTGGAAGATCACGGAGGGCATTTTCCTCAACCCGCGCCTGGCCGTCGATTGTCTGTTCGGCACGGCCAATACCCACGTCACCGCCGATCCGAACGATCCCGGCAATTTCCAACTCTGTTCGTTCGCCCTTTACTTTGGCCCGCGCATCAGTCGCCACCTCTTCACCGAGGCCCCGGATTGGGACCTCTGGGCCGGCCTCGAAATCCCGGCAATCGGCTTCAAACACCTCACTGGAGATTGGGCCTCCGCAGGACGCTCCACGATGACGCCCGTCGAACAGTGGAGTCTGTTGTACCCCGGCCAACGTTGGGCGCTGACCGCCGGCGCGAAGGGCCGCGTCAGTGAAGGCTGGGCACTCGGCGGGGCGTTGCGGTTTATCTTTCCTGAGAGCTTAAACAACGGCGACCCAGACAACCGCTTCGCGTTCGATCATTGGGCGCTGTTCGTCACGCTCGTCGTGAGCCCAGCCAACTACGACATAGTCGAC is a window from the Deltaproteobacteria bacterium genome containing:
- the trmFO gene encoding methylenetetrahydrofolate--tRNA-(uracil(54)-C(5))-methyltransferase (FADH(2)-oxidizing) TrmFO; this encodes MKAAIVIGAGLAGSEAAYALAEAGWAVTLYEMRPGVRTPAHQTGNFAELVCSNSFRSDDPENTVGCLKEEMRALGSLTMAVAAEVAVPAGSGLAVDREAFALLVTQRVRAHPQITVRHEEVQNLTQLGVKWDAAAPHAPLIVATGPLTAAALAAEIQQQTHAHDLFFYDSMAPLVATESIDQTKTFRASRYGKGAGNEYINIPLDRAQYETFVMALVHAEKVPPRNFEDPKYFEGCLPVEVMAERGIDTLRHGPMKPMGLRDPQTGKTPYAAVQLRQDNQAGTIYNIVGFQTRMTWTEQRRLFRTLPGLEQAEFLRLGAMHRNTYLNAPKLLNDALALRQAEEEHSPPHPARAARASLSPGGRGRSRNGLMGAIHFAGQIVGVEGYVESAAMGLYVGLRVAGKLQRPPPETTACGSLIRHVTQGNPSCYEPMNANWGLTPPLPAATPYRSRKAAYLARARSDFAAWMKESAVSPDNSIALLAGICQ
- the hslU gene encoding ATP-dependent protease ATPase subunit HslU yields the protein MSANFTPREIVSELDRYIIGQADAKRAVSIAMRNRWRRQHVESSLRDEIAPKNIIMIGPTGVGKTEIARRLARLAGAPFIKVEATKFTEVGYVGKDVESMIRELADLAVKMVREEETAKVRVRAAEHAEEQVIELLLNGRGPQLARQAGASAEASNTELAATLRTLLRQGKLDDEMVELPTAAPSGMPPQVEVLTPGGFEDMGLQLKEMFSQFMPQGRKPRRVQVPEALRMLTEDEAGKLIDMDGVRQRAVELTEQQGIIFLDEIDKIANAGQRSGGPDVSREGVQRDILPIVEGSTVMTKHGIVRTDHILFVAAGAFHVSKPSDLIPELQGRFPIRVELLALTRSDFSRILSEPENSLVRQYEALLATEGVRLHFAPDGLDAICDIAVLINEQTENIGARRLHTVMERVLEEISFVAPERGGQEFIVDRKYVETRLAEVVKNRDLSRYVL
- the xerC gene encoding tyrosine recombinase XerC is translated as MFDLLEIYAHYLQKERESSPHTLKNYLADLRHFFDFFFEQQPAVPRQGTGMLPLITADVVRNYIGGLLGKHHPASVARKLASLRSFFAFWVRQGALTANPAKEVATPKIPKRLPRFLSIDETEQLLKMPSGTDLLSIRDKAAMELIYAAGLRVSELVGLNIADVDVAEKRIRVLGKGKKERILPVGNQALKALDLYLGQRSSVVAKASEKALFVNRRGGRLTTRSVERMIRKYLRDANINKPVTPHVLRHTFATHLLNQGADLRGIQELLGHASLSTTQKYTHISIDKLMEVYDKSHPKA
- the hslV gene encoding ATP-dependent protease subunit HslV, with the protein product MQIRSTTILCVRRDGRVAMGGDGQVSIGNTVVKQKARKIRRLYQDKVLAGFAGASADAFTLFERFEQKLDEYRGNLMRAAVELAKEWRMDKALRRLEALLLVADAQHTLIVSGTGDVIEPDDGQTAIGSGGNFALAAARGLVQHSTLSAEKIVHEGLTIAADICVFTNREFSVEVL